A genomic region of Streptosporangium lutulentum contains the following coding sequences:
- a CDS encoding group II truncated hemoglobin, protein MERHRAQKAGPPQKPEIHVTVEYIRYRIPEDRCDEFEAAYARAAACLRAAPQCVDYELARCEEEPSCHILRITWTSVHDHLEGFRKSENFTAFFAEIRPYVPYIEEMRHYRPTAVHGQGGSIPTLYEWAGGAEAFERLTERFYERVVTDDLLKALFGHMHPGHPRYVAMWLSEVFGGPSRYTDERGGYPHMLSQHLGRAIGEPQRRRWVSLLMDAADEVGLPGDPEFRAAFAGYIEWGTRLAVQNSQPDADPIQQAPVPRWGWGIAPPYLP, encoded by the coding sequence TTGGAGCGTCATCGAGCCCAGAAGGCTGGGCCGCCCCAGAAGCCGGAGATCCACGTGACCGTCGAATACATCCGCTACCGCATTCCCGAAGACCGGTGCGACGAGTTCGAGGCAGCCTACGCCCGAGCCGCCGCCTGTCTTCGCGCCGCCCCGCAGTGCGTGGACTACGAGCTCGCCCGATGCGAGGAGGAGCCCTCCTGCCACATCCTGCGGATCACCTGGACCTCCGTGCACGACCACCTGGAGGGGTTCCGCAAGAGCGAGAACTTCACCGCCTTCTTCGCCGAGATCCGGCCGTACGTGCCGTACATCGAGGAGATGCGCCACTACCGCCCCACCGCCGTCCACGGCCAGGGCGGCTCGATCCCGACGCTCTACGAATGGGCCGGCGGCGCCGAGGCCTTCGAGCGGCTGACCGAGCGGTTCTACGAGCGCGTCGTGACGGACGACCTGCTCAAGGCGCTCTTCGGCCACATGCATCCCGGCCACCCGCGCTACGTGGCCATGTGGCTGTCGGAGGTCTTCGGCGGGCCTTCCCGCTACACCGACGAGCGCGGCGGTTACCCGCACATGCTCTCCCAGCACCTCGGCAGGGCGATCGGCGAGCCCCAGCGCCGCCGCTGGGTGAGCCTGCTGATGGACGCGGCCGACGAGGTCGGCCTCCCCGGGGACCCGGAGTTCCGCGCGGCCTTCGCCGGCTACATCGAGTGGGGCACCCGTCTGGCGGTGCAGAACTCCCAGCCCGACGCCGACCCGATCCAGCAGGCCCCCGTCCCCCGCTGGGGCTGGGGCATCGCCCCGCCGTACCTGCCCTGA
- a CDS encoding dolichyl-phosphate-mannose--protein mannosyltransferase — translation MPGSFWWGWLGPLLVTAFGAILRFTNLGWPRAVMFDETYYAKDAWALLNFGAEHNVVKDADKILMQGGTDIWQQCAPTEVEKCAAYVVHPPLGKWMIAAGEQIFGMNPYGWRFAGALVGVLSILILARVARRMTRSTLLGCLAGLLLSIEGLHLVLSRTALLDIFLMFWVLAGFACLVVDRDRARSRLVDWYESSPLNDQGPGLGLRPWRLAAGLCLGAACAVKWSGIFFLIGFAVMSLLWDAGARRAVGLRKPYSGAVARDLSPALLAMGLLPALTYVASWAGWFASPMGWGRNWAQATSQGPAYFVFDSIRSWVSYHLQVLSFHTGLATPHNYQSEPWSWPLLLRPVAFFYESPPTGCGTGQSCSQAVLGVGTPVIWYGGLAALIAMIAWYVATRDWRAGAVLMGYAVGWLPWFYWAIADDRTMFLFYAIPMVPFMILAIVLAAGLIIGPSNAAPVRRMVGASAVGVFTLLALLNFWWLYPVLTAEVLPYAEWSARMFFKGWI, via the coding sequence ATGCCCGGCAGCTTCTGGTGGGGGTGGCTCGGCCCGCTGCTGGTGACGGCGTTCGGCGCGATCCTGCGCTTCACGAACCTGGGCTGGCCGCGCGCGGTCATGTTCGACGAGACGTACTACGCCAAGGACGCGTGGGCGCTGCTCAACTTCGGCGCCGAGCACAACGTGGTCAAGGACGCCGACAAGATCCTGATGCAGGGCGGCACCGACATCTGGCAGCAGTGCGCCCCCACCGAGGTGGAGAAGTGCGCCGCCTACGTCGTCCACCCGCCGCTGGGCAAGTGGATGATCGCCGCCGGTGAGCAGATCTTCGGGATGAACCCCTACGGCTGGCGTTTCGCCGGGGCCCTGGTGGGCGTGCTGTCGATCCTGATCCTGGCCCGGGTGGCACGCCGGATGACCCGCTCCACACTGCTGGGCTGCCTGGCCGGTCTGCTGCTGTCGATCGAGGGACTGCACCTGGTGCTGTCACGGACGGCGCTGCTGGACATCTTCCTGATGTTCTGGGTGCTGGCCGGGTTCGCCTGCCTGGTGGTCGACCGCGACCGGGCGCGCAGCCGGCTCGTCGACTGGTATGAGTCCTCACCGCTGAACGACCAGGGTCCCGGGCTGGGGCTGCGCCCCTGGCGGCTCGCCGCCGGGTTGTGCCTGGGCGCGGCCTGCGCGGTCAAGTGGTCGGGCATCTTCTTCCTGATCGGGTTCGCGGTGATGTCCCTGCTCTGGGACGCCGGAGCCCGCAGAGCCGTCGGACTGCGCAAGCCGTACAGCGGAGCCGTGGCCAGGGATTTGAGCCCCGCCCTGCTGGCTATGGGCCTCCTGCCCGCCCTCACCTACGTGGCCTCCTGGGCCGGCTGGTTCGCCTCCCCCATGGGCTGGGGACGCAACTGGGCGCAGGCCACCTCGCAGGGCCCCGCCTATTTCGTCTTCGACTCGATCCGCTCGTGGGTGAGCTACCACCTGCAGGTCCTCAGCTTCCACACCGGCCTGGCGACCCCGCACAACTACCAGTCGGAACCGTGGAGCTGGCCGCTGCTCCTGCGCCCGGTGGCTTTCTTCTACGAGAGCCCCCCGACCGGCTGCGGCACCGGCCAGAGCTGCTCCCAGGCCGTGCTCGGGGTCGGCACCCCGGTCATCTGGTACGGCGGGCTGGCCGCGCTGATCGCGATGATCGCCTGGTACGTGGCCACCCGCGACTGGCGGGCCGGAGCGGTGCTGATGGGTTACGCCGTCGGCTGGCTGCCCTGGTTCTACTGGGCGATCGCCGACGACCGGACGATGTTCCTGTTCTACGCGATCCCCATGGTCCCGTTCATGATCCTGGCGATCGTGCTCGCGGCAGGATTGATCATCGGCCCCTCGAACGCCGCACCGGTCCGGCGGATGGTCGGCGCCTCGGCCGTGGGAGTCTTCACCCTGCTCGCGCTTCTCAACTTCTGGTGGCTCTACCCGGTGCTCACCGCGGAGGTCCTCCCCTATGCGGAGTGGAGCGCGCGCATGTTTTTCAAGGGTTGGATCTAA
- a CDS encoding AraC family transcriptional regulator, translated as MSDVLTLLNIGQAASSRFEAGGRWALRFRSYRHIKIGAIVSGVCWLTVDGEPSLRLSAGDCYLLTGGRPYEVAGDPDLEPEDGHDVYLRAPDFRNVRYGTATPDTEQVVIVGGSITLDDMAAELLLDCLPPAARIPADSPRAEFLRPVLRMLTDETAAEPLGSAVMIEHLTQILFIQALRAHLAGEEDVPGWLGALNDPQIGAALTLMHQQAVRRWTVADLAAEVGMSRSGFALRFRTLVGLPPLDYLLHWRIRSAAKALRAGERTVASVAAEWGYASESAFSNAFKRVTGQPPARYRTLRPAPPGAPPLHE; from the coding sequence GTGTCCGATGTCCTGACCTTGCTGAACATCGGCCAGGCCGCCTCCTCACGCTTCGAAGCCGGTGGCCGCTGGGCTCTGCGCTTCCGGAGCTACCGGCACATCAAGATCGGCGCGATCGTGTCCGGCGTCTGCTGGCTCACCGTCGACGGCGAGCCCTCGCTGCGGCTGTCGGCGGGTGACTGCTACCTGCTCACGGGCGGCCGGCCGTACGAGGTCGCCGGCGACCCGGACCTCGAACCGGAGGACGGCCACGACGTCTACCTCCGGGCCCCCGACTTCAGGAACGTCCGGTACGGCACCGCCACCCCGGACACGGAACAGGTCGTCATCGTCGGCGGAAGCATCACCCTCGACGACATGGCCGCGGAGCTGCTGCTCGACTGCCTGCCCCCGGCCGCGCGCATCCCCGCCGACAGTCCCCGGGCCGAGTTCCTCCGCCCGGTGCTGCGCATGTTGACCGACGAGACCGCGGCCGAACCTCTCGGGTCGGCGGTGATGATCGAGCACCTGACCCAGATCCTGTTCATCCAGGCCCTTCGCGCCCATCTCGCCGGCGAGGAGGACGTCCCGGGCTGGCTGGGGGCGCTGAACGACCCGCAGATCGGCGCCGCGCTCACGCTGATGCACCAGCAGGCCGTCCGTCGCTGGACCGTCGCCGACCTCGCCGCCGAGGTGGGCATGTCCCGCTCCGGCTTCGCCCTGCGTTTCAGGACCCTCGTCGGGCTGCCGCCGCTGGACTACCTGCTGCACTGGCGCATCCGATCGGCGGCCAAGGCGTTGCGTGCCGGTGAGCGCACGGTCGCGTCGGTGGCCGCCGAGTGGGGGTACGCCTCAGAAAGCGCCTTCAGCAACGCTTTCAAACGCGTCACCGGCCAGCCTCCCGCCCGCTACCGAACCCTGAGACCGGCCCCTCCGGGCGCCCCTCCCCTCCACGAATGA
- a CDS encoding SRPBCC family protein codes for MKKILRRHAIQLFAATFVLSALSSPAQADTPESDAQLALEWQTAWDTYRFYDSTPPPHPGSGQSRAESSISITINAPIEAVFAKYSNINNHVGMHSFLKRVVTHKDWSKGRTRSVNFTAIEEIPYEGATVVNKTHAQQRINRDKFFYETDTWSLPNVVTHQKIVFEKRSGGKTEVTEHLTFDADTSLIDFVVANGVSSHEVTQAALKQAIESGEL; via the coding sequence GTGAAGAAAATTCTTCGACGTCACGCGATTCAGCTGTTCGCCGCGACGTTCGTTCTCTCCGCCCTCTCCAGCCCCGCCCAGGCCGACACCCCCGAGAGCGACGCCCAGCTCGCCCTCGAATGGCAGACCGCGTGGGACACCTACAGGTTCTACGACTCCACGCCCCCGCCCCACCCGGGGTCGGGGCAGAGCCGGGCCGAGAGCAGCATCTCGATCACCATCAACGCCCCCATCGAGGCCGTGTTCGCGAAATATTCGAACATCAACAACCACGTCGGCATGCACTCGTTCCTGAAGCGGGTCGTCACCCACAAGGACTGGTCCAAGGGCCGCACCCGCTCCGTCAACTTCACCGCGATCGAGGAGATCCCGTACGAAGGCGCGACCGTCGTCAACAAGACGCACGCGCAGCAGCGCATCAACCGCGACAAGTTCTTCTACGAGACGGACACCTGGTCGCTGCCCAACGTCGTCACGCACCAGAAAATCGTCTTCGAGAAGCGGTCCGGCGGGAAGACCGAGGTCACCGAACACCTCACCTTCGACGCGGACACCTCACTGATCGATTTTGTCGTCGCGAACGGCGTCTCCTCCCATGAGGTGACGCAGGCGGCCCTCAAGCAGGCGATCGAGAGCGGCGAGCTCTGA
- a CDS encoding endo-1,4-beta-xylanase, giving the protein MIDNAATPGGRRKGRSVLRTALVVGTVGVLSAAFAVALSAPASAASTLGASAAEKGRYFGAAVAANHLGESQYATVLNREFNSVTPENEMKWDATEPSRGTFNYANADRIVNHAISQGMKVRGHALAWHSQQPGWAQSLSGSTLRSAMLNHVTQVATYYRGKIHSWDVVNEAFADGSSGARRDSNLQRTGNDWIEAAFRAARAADPGAKLCYNDYNTDDANAAKTRAVYAMVQDFKARGVPIDCVGFQSHFNGQSPVPGNYQQNLAQFAALGVDVQITELDIEGSGTAQANSYRSVVNACLAVSRCTGITVWGIPDHYSWRSGGTPLLFNSSYAKKPAYDAVLTALNSGTTTPPTNPPTNPPGGGNCGAGYVGLTYDDGPNPSNTTALLNALTSNGLRATMFNTGQNAQNNAALVRAQQSAGMWIGNHSWSHPHLTQLSSAQMQSELQQTQQALQQITGTAPRLFRPPYGETNATLKSIAQQLGLTEIIWDVDSQDWNGASTAQIVQAAGTLQNGQTILMHDQYATTLAAIPQIAANLRSRNLCAGMISPSTGRAVAPTDGGNPPTNPPTNPPTNPPGGGSCTATISQGQQWSDRFNLSVAVSGSNSWIVTLTVRSPQRIIATWNGTPSWDSSGNVMTMRPNGNGNTFGLTIQHGGNLTWPSVSCRVG; this is encoded by the coding sequence ATGATCGACAATGCCGCCACGCCCGGCGGACGCCGGAAAGGCCGCTCGGTCCTCCGAACCGCGCTCGTCGTCGGTACCGTCGGCGTCCTCAGCGCGGCCTTCGCCGTAGCTCTGTCCGCTCCGGCCAGCGCCGCCAGCACCCTGGGCGCATCGGCCGCCGAGAAGGGCCGCTACTTCGGGGCCGCCGTCGCCGCCAACCACCTCGGCGAATCGCAGTACGCCACCGTGCTGAACCGCGAGTTCAACTCCGTCACGCCCGAGAACGAGATGAAGTGGGACGCCACCGAACCGTCTCGCGGCACGTTCAACTACGCCAACGCCGACCGGATCGTCAACCACGCGATCAGCCAGGGCATGAAGGTCCGCGGCCACGCGCTCGCCTGGCACTCCCAGCAGCCCGGCTGGGCGCAGAGCCTGTCCGGCTCCACCCTGCGCAGCGCCATGCTCAACCACGTCACGCAGGTCGCCACCTACTACAGAGGCAAGATCCACTCCTGGGACGTGGTCAACGAGGCGTTCGCCGACGGCAGCAGCGGCGCCCGGCGCGACTCCAACCTGCAGCGCACCGGCAACGACTGGATCGAGGCCGCGTTCCGCGCCGCGAGGGCCGCCGACCCGGGCGCGAAACTCTGCTACAACGACTACAACACCGACGACGCCAACGCCGCCAAAACCCGGGCGGTCTACGCCATGGTCCAGGACTTCAAGGCCCGCGGCGTGCCGATCGACTGCGTCGGCTTCCAGTCGCACTTCAACGGCCAGTCCCCGGTGCCGGGCAACTACCAGCAGAACCTCGCCCAGTTCGCCGCCCTCGGCGTCGACGTGCAGATCACCGAGCTCGACATCGAGGGCTCCGGCACCGCCCAGGCCAACAGCTACCGCTCGGTCGTCAACGCCTGCCTGGCGGTCTCCCGCTGCACGGGCATCACCGTGTGGGGCATCCCCGACCACTACTCCTGGCGCAGCGGCGGCACCCCGCTGCTGTTCAACAGCAGCTATGCCAAGAAGCCGGCCTACGACGCGGTGCTCACCGCCCTCAACAGCGGCACCACGACTCCCCCCACGAATCCGCCCACGAATCCTCCCGGCGGCGGCAACTGCGGCGCCGGATACGTCGGCCTGACCTACGACGACGGACCCAACCCCAGCAACACCACCGCCCTGCTGAACGCGCTCACCTCGAACGGGCTGCGGGCCACCATGTTCAACACCGGCCAGAACGCCCAGAACAACGCGGCACTGGTCAGAGCCCAGCAGAGCGCCGGCATGTGGATCGGCAACCACAGCTGGTCCCACCCCCACCTGACCCAGCTGAGCAGCGCACAGATGCAGTCGGAACTCCAGCAGACCCAGCAGGCGCTCCAGCAGATCACGGGAACCGCCCCGAGGTTGTTCCGCCCGCCGTACGGCGAGACCAACGCCACGCTCAAGTCGATCGCACAGCAGCTCGGCCTCACCGAGATCATCTGGGACGTCGACTCCCAGGACTGGAACGGCGCGAGCACCGCCCAGATCGTGCAGGCCGCCGGCACCCTGCAGAACGGTCAGACCATCCTCATGCACGACCAGTACGCGACGACGCTCGCCGCGATTCCGCAGATCGCCGCGAACCTGAGGAGCCGCAACCTGTGCGCCGGCATGATCTCGCCGTCGACCGGCAGGGCCGTCGCACCGACCGACGGCGGCAACCCTCCCACCAACCCTCCCACGAACCCTCCGACGAACCCGCCCGGCGGCGGCAGCTGCACGGCCACGATCTCCCAGGGGCAGCAGTGGAGTGACCGGTTCAACCTGTCGGTCGCGGTCTCGGGCAGCAACTCGTGGATCGTCACGCTGACCGTGCGCAGCCCGCAGAGGATCATCGCCACCTGGAACGGCACCCCGAGCTGGGACAGCAGTGGCAACGTCATGACGATGAGGCCCAACGGCAACGGGAACACCTTCGGCCTCACGATCCAGCACGGCGGCAACCTGACCTGGCCCTCCGTCTCCTGTCGCGTGGGCTGA
- a CDS encoding AI-2E family transporter, giving the protein MLPLTAPAASASTPTPELPFGRPGRSMSGNPFMFGFTAALGVLTAWWLVQAVMSASSVLILIIVSLFLAIGLNPAVEALQKRHLPRVVAIIIVFLCVILVFVAFGLAVVPPLTTQSTEFVDKLPQYVQELQNNPTIRDLDQRFQLLTKLQQYVTSGDFGTQMFGGVLGIGSVVIGAVFNSLTVLVLTLYFLGSLNSLKKLAYRLVPRSRRTRASLLGDQIIDSIGGYVAGNLIISLIAGVTTFFFLTFMEVPYALALALLVALTDLIPLVGAFIGAGVASLVGFFVSPTVGVVCLIFFTIYQQIENYWIAPSVMKSSVDVPPLATIVGALLGGALLGVLGALLGIPLVAAILLILREVVFPRQERA; this is encoded by the coding sequence GTGCTCCCGCTGACCGCCCCGGCGGCGTCCGCCTCCACGCCCACGCCCGAGCTCCCCTTCGGCCGCCCCGGGCGCTCGATGAGCGGCAACCCCTTCATGTTCGGCTTCACCGCCGCCCTCGGCGTGCTCACCGCCTGGTGGCTGGTGCAGGCCGTGATGAGCGCGAGTTCGGTGCTGATCCTCATCATCGTCTCGCTCTTCCTCGCCATCGGCCTGAACCCCGCCGTCGAGGCCCTTCAGAAACGCCACCTCCCGCGCGTGGTCGCGATCATCATCGTCTTCCTCTGCGTCATCCTGGTCTTCGTCGCCTTCGGCCTGGCCGTGGTGCCTCCCCTCACCACGCAGTCCACCGAGTTCGTGGACAAGCTCCCGCAGTACGTCCAGGAGTTGCAGAACAACCCGACGATCCGCGACCTCGACCAGCGTTTCCAGCTGCTGACCAAGCTCCAGCAGTACGTGACGAGCGGCGACTTCGGCACCCAGATGTTCGGCGGCGTGCTCGGCATCGGTTCGGTCGTCATCGGAGCGGTCTTCAACTCGCTGACGGTCCTGGTCCTGACGCTCTACTTCCTGGGCTCGCTGAACTCGCTCAAGAAGCTGGCCTACCGACTGGTCCCCCGATCCCGCCGGACCCGCGCCAGCCTGCTGGGCGACCAGATCATCGACAGCATCGGCGGCTACGTCGCGGGAAACCTGATCATCTCGCTGATCGCAGGCGTGACGACCTTCTTCTTCCTGACCTTCATGGAGGTGCCCTACGCCCTGGCCCTCGCCCTTCTCGTGGCCCTGACCGACCTCATCCCGCTGGTCGGCGCCTTCATCGGGGCGGGAGTCGCCTCCCTGGTCGGTTTTTTCGTCTCGCCCACCGTCGGCGTCGTCTGCCTCATCTTCTTCACCATCTACCAGCAGATCGAGAACTACTGGATCGCGCCGAGCGTGATGAAGAGCTCGGTGGACGTTCCTCCCCTCGCCACGATCGTCGGCGCCCTGCTCGGCGGGGCGCTGCTCGGAGTGCTGGGCGCGCTGTTGGGCATCCCGCTGGTCGCGGCCATCCTGCTCATCCTCCGGGAGGTGGTCTTCCCCCGTCAGGAACGGGCCTGA
- a CDS encoding aldo/keto reductase, which yields MKYEQLGATGVFVSRISLGAMSFGGRDSQLWDAVGALDVKETDRMVGTALDHGVNLIDTANVYAEGESEELLGEVLGARRRDVILATKMTARTAPGPNDVGQSRLHIMRSLEDSLRRLRTDHIDLYQIHNLDPLTPFEESLAALDDAVHQGKIRYIGASNLAAWEMMKALGVSERRGWARFSSLQSYYSLAGRDIEREILPVVRDQRLGLLVWSPLAAGLLSGKFDRTGTSDDGARRARFAFPPVNLERAYDIIDVLRQVAARHEVGVSRVALAWVLAQPGVTSAIVGAKRPEQLVENLAAVELELTAQDLAELDAVSALPAEYPGWIIEGFRTDARLPQTA from the coding sequence ATGAAATACGAGCAGCTCGGGGCCACCGGCGTCTTCGTCTCCCGGATCTCGCTGGGGGCGATGAGCTTCGGCGGGCGCGACTCCCAGCTCTGGGATGCGGTCGGCGCGCTGGACGTCAAGGAGACGGACCGCATGGTGGGCACCGCGCTCGATCACGGGGTGAACCTCATCGACACCGCGAACGTGTACGCCGAGGGCGAGTCGGAGGAACTCCTCGGCGAGGTGCTCGGGGCGCGCCGCCGCGACGTGATACTGGCGACCAAGATGACCGCGCGTACAGCGCCGGGGCCCAACGACGTCGGGCAGTCACGGCTGCACATCATGCGGTCGCTGGAGGACAGCCTGCGGAGGCTCCGCACCGACCACATCGACCTCTACCAGATCCACAACCTGGATCCGCTGACCCCCTTCGAGGAGTCCCTGGCCGCCCTCGACGACGCCGTACACCAGGGCAAGATCCGCTACATCGGCGCCTCGAACCTGGCGGCCTGGGAGATGATGAAGGCCCTGGGCGTCTCCGAGCGGCGGGGATGGGCGCGGTTCAGCTCCCTGCAGTCCTACTACTCGCTCGCGGGGCGCGACATCGAACGGGAAATCCTCCCCGTGGTCCGCGACCAGAGGCTCGGACTGCTGGTCTGGAGTCCGCTGGCCGCCGGTCTGCTGTCCGGCAAGTTCGACCGCACCGGCACGAGCGACGACGGCGCCCGCCGTGCCCGGTTCGCGTTCCCGCCGGTGAACCTGGAGCGCGCCTACGACATCATCGACGTCCTGCGCCAGGTCGCTGCTCGCCACGAGGTCGGCGTGTCTCGCGTCGCGCTCGCCTGGGTGCTCGCGCAACCCGGCGTGACCAGCGCCATCGTCGGTGCCAAGCGTCCGGAGCAGCTTGTCGAGAACCTCGCCGCCGTCGAGCTGGAACTCACCGCCCAGGACCTCGCCGAGCTGGACGCGGTCAGCGCGCTTCCCGCCGAGTATCCCGGCTGGATCATCGAGGGCTTCCGTACCGACGCCCGCCTCCCCCAGACGGCCTGA
- the rsmI gene encoding 16S rRNA (cytidine(1402)-2'-O)-methyltransferase, producing the protein MREDGTVIDNGRLVLAGAPIGQTGDVSPRLREALETADVVAAEDTRRLRRLVSDLGAEIRGRVVSYYDANEIARAAELLQVLQEGKTVLIITDAGMPGVSDPGYRLTHLAVEAGIKVTSLPGPSAVTTALAVSGLPSDRFCFEGFAPRKSGERARRLSALAEEERTMVFFEAPHRLRVALSAMAEAFGEDRRAAVCRELTKTYEEVRRGGLGELAEWAADGVKGEITIVIAGYVPQALPPVVEDLVAEVARREETGVPRKQAIVDVAKAAGIPKRDLYDAVHRG; encoded by the coding sequence ATGAGGGAAGATGGAACGGTGATTGACAACGGCAGGCTGGTGCTGGCAGGGGCTCCGATCGGGCAGACGGGCGACGTTTCCCCCCGGCTGCGGGAGGCGCTGGAGACCGCCGACGTGGTCGCGGCGGAGGACACTCGCCGCCTGCGCCGTCTGGTCAGTGACCTGGGCGCTGAGATCAGGGGCCGGGTGGTCTCCTACTACGACGCCAACGAGATCGCCAGGGCCGCGGAGCTCCTCCAGGTGCTCCAAGAGGGCAAGACCGTTCTGATCATCACCGATGCGGGCATGCCCGGCGTCTCCGACCCCGGATACCGCCTGACCCACCTGGCCGTCGAGGCCGGGATCAAGGTCACCTCGCTGCCGGGGCCGTCCGCGGTCACCACCGCGCTGGCCGTCTCCGGTCTGCCCAGCGACCGGTTCTGTTTCGAGGGCTTCGCGCCGCGCAAGTCCGGCGAGCGGGCCCGCAGACTGTCCGCCCTCGCCGAGGAGGAGCGGACGATGGTGTTCTTCGAGGCGCCGCATCGGCTGCGGGTCGCGCTGTCGGCGATGGCCGAGGCGTTCGGCGAGGACCGCCGGGCGGCGGTCTGCAGGGAGCTCACCAAGACCTACGAGGAAGTACGGCGAGGCGGCCTGGGGGAGCTGGCCGAATGGGCGGCCGACGGGGTCAAGGGCGAGATCACCATCGTCATCGCCGGATACGTCCCGCAGGCCCTGCCGCCGGTCGTCGAGGACCTGGTCGCGGAGGTCGCCCGGCGTGAGGAGACGGGCGTTCCGCGGAAGCAGGCGATCGTGGATGTCGCGAAGGCGGCGGGAATCCCGAAACGCGATCTCTATGACGCTGTCCATCGAGGCTGA
- a CDS encoding N(5)-(carboxyethyl)ornithine synthase: protein MDQLSLGVISRSRKENERRLAIHPLHLDRIDPDLRGRVYLERGYGERFGLSDKQLEPHVAGLLPRERLLAECDVIVLPKPLAEDLAELREGQTLWGWPHCVQDEKVTQLAIDRRLTLIAFEAMNHWTSEGTFNLHVFHKNNELAGYSSVLHALQLIGTTGDYGRRLRAVVISFGATGRGAVTALNAHGVNNIDLLTFRDVTAVASPIHSARIVRFEHEADDPNRSYALTDNGRVPLAAFIADHDIIVNCVLQNTDDPLMFVTDDDLAAFASGTLIVDVSCDEGMGFSWARPTSFAEPMFDVGDNVHYYGVDHSPSHLWNSATWEISEALLPHLRTVLTGPEAWDGDATIRRAIEIREGVVQNPAILSFQHRSPEYPHLPR, encoded by the coding sequence ATGGATCAGCTCAGTCTCGGAGTCATCTCACGGTCCCGCAAGGAGAACGAGCGCCGGCTGGCGATCCACCCGCTGCACCTCGATCGGATCGATCCCGATCTGCGGGGTCGTGTCTACCTCGAACGCGGCTACGGCGAGCGCTTCGGTCTCTCCGACAAGCAACTGGAGCCGCACGTCGCCGGGTTGCTCCCCCGGGAACGGCTTCTCGCGGAGTGCGATGTCATCGTGCTCCCCAAACCGCTGGCCGAGGACCTCGCGGAGTTGCGCGAGGGACAGACCCTCTGGGGCTGGCCGCACTGCGTCCAGGACGAGAAGGTGACCCAGCTCGCGATCGACCGGCGGCTGACCCTCATCGCCTTCGAGGCGATGAACCACTGGACCAGCGAGGGCACGTTCAACCTGCACGTCTTTCACAAGAACAACGAACTGGCGGGCTACAGCTCGGTGCTGCACGCCCTGCAGCTCATCGGGACGACGGGCGACTACGGCCGGCGGCTGCGGGCGGTCGTCATCAGCTTCGGGGCGACCGGCCGGGGCGCGGTGACGGCCCTCAACGCCCACGGTGTCAACAACATCGATCTTCTTACGTTCCGTGACGTCACCGCCGTCGCCTCACCGATCCACTCGGCGCGCATCGTGCGCTTCGAGCACGAGGCCGACGACCCCAACCGCAGTTACGCGCTCACCGACAACGGCCGGGTACCGCTGGCGGCCTTCATCGCCGACCACGACATCATCGTCAACTGCGTGCTGCAGAACACCGACGATCCGCTGATGTTCGTCACCGACGACGACCTCGCCGCCTTCGCCTCGGGCACCCTCATCGTCGACGTGTCCTGCGACGAGGGGATGGGCTTCAGCTGGGCCCGGCCCACGTCGTTCGCGGAGCCGATGTTCGACGTGGGGGACAACGTCCACTACTACGGCGTCGACCACAGTCCGTCGCACCTGTGGAACTCCGCCACCTGGGAGATCAGCGAGGCCCTGCTGCCGCACCTGCGGACGGTGCTCACCGGCCCCGAGGCGTGGGACGGGGACGCCACCATCCGGCGAGCCATCGAGATCCGCGAGGGTGTCGTCCAGAACCCCGCCATCCTGTCCTTTCAACACCGCTCGCCGGAGTACCCGCACCTGCCCCGGTAG